The Mercurialis annua linkage group LG7, ddMerAnnu1.2, whole genome shotgun sequence genome includes the window CTGCCGCCCATTGAGTAAAGCAGAATCATCATCTGGATGTACAACAGTTGTTGACTTTGATGCAGCAAAGGATGGAGATCTTGGTATTTTGGCAGGTGGCTCGACCAGAAAGACATTTAAATTTGACCGAGTGTACACACCAAGAGATAATCAAGGTAATGATGTTGTAATAACATTTGATTGATTCACTTTGTATGTATTTCTTATGTCAAATTTAAACTGAACGTGTTTTGTTTTGTCTGGATAGTTGACGTGTTTGCGGATGCCTCCCCACTGGTTCTCTCTGTACTAGATGGATACAATGTCTGCATTTTTGCGTATGGTCAAACGGGGACAGGAAAGACATTTACAATGGAGGGGACTGATCAGAACAGGGGAGTTAATTATAGAACCCTTGAGCAATTGTTTAAAATCGCTCAAGAAAGGAGTGATACTTTTTCATACAGCTTATCTGTTAGTGTGCTTGAAGTCTATAATGAGCAAATCAGGGACTTGTTGGCTACGTCTCCAACGTCAAAGAAGTAAGTTCCTGTTGTTTTGTACTTGGTACTGTTTCAGAACTGAAATAATGTTGATAGCATGAACTCATTTTAGGTTGAATTTTAAAGGCGAGTTTTCTCGGGAAAGTCTCTTGAGAAGACAGTTCTCActctaatttcatttttttttggatttccaTAGGCTGGATATAAAACAATCATCTGAAGGGTCTCATCATGTTCCGGGGATCATTGAAGCTAAAGTTGATGACTTCAAGGAAGCCTGGAATGTACTGCAGGCTGGAAGCAATGCTAGAGCTGTTGGATCCAATAATGTTAATGAACACAGCAGCCGATCACACTGGTATTTGgctatgtttttatttttagaaccTGAGTATGTGACTGCTTTATTTATGAGAAGGTCCCTCCTTCTTGTTGATGATTGACCATTCCGATTAATCTCCTTTATTTGAATCAGTATGCTATGTGTAACGGTAAAAGCAAAGAACTTGATGAATAGTGAATGCACCAAGAGCAGACTTTGGCTTGTAGATCTGGCAGGCAGTGAGAGGCTGGCCAAAACTGACGTGCAGGGGGAACGACTAAAGGAAGCTCAAAATATTAACAGATCTCTCTCTGCTCTTGGGGATGTTATATATGCTTTAGCAACTAAAAGTACTCATATTCCATACAGGTTTGTACTAATGATgtggtttcttaatgttttccCATCAAATTGGTTGTACTAGttctaataaaacattttctGCCATTATGGTTTCAGGAATTCTAAGTTAACACATTTACTTCAAGATTCATTGGGTAAGTAGTGTTGTTCGATCAAAAAATTTGGAATGGTTTTTGAGCTTGACATATCTTAATTATGCATTCTGCACCATTTATCAAACGGTTTGTCTTTATGAGTTTAATGATATAGCTATTCATGCGTGTTACAGGGGGTGACTCGAAAACTTTGATGTTTGTGCAAATTAGTCCTTCAGAATATGACATGAGTGAAACTTTGAGTTCATTGAATTTTGCAACTCGAGTTCGAGGGGTTGAGTTTGGCCCTGCAAAGAGGCAAATTGATTCGAATGAGcatcaaaagatgaaaatgaTGGTGAGTTTGGAGATCTAGAATTGTTGCATTAATAGTTTGTACCTCCTCAACGACTTTTCTTCCTTTTTCTTACGCTTAATGATCTGATACGGCACCCatttttcttttcctcgatGCGAAGCTTGATAAAGCAAGGCAGGATTCTAAGTTGAAAGATGAATCGCTAAGGAAGTTGGAAGAGAACCTACAAAACTTGGAGAACAAGGCAAAATCCAAAGACCAGGTTTACAAAAATCTGCAAGAGAAGATTAAAGAACTTGAAGGTCAGCTTGAATACAAAAGTTCCTTGTATAGCCAGACAGAGAAGCAAGTCTCACAGTTAGCAGAAAGATTGAAAGGAAAGGAAGATTCTTGCAGTGGTCTGCAACAGAAGATCAAGGAACTCGAGAACAAGCTCAAAGAACGACAACTGTCGGATACTGCTGTTTTTGAACAGAAGGTTATGGATCTCGAGAACAAGCTCAAAGAGCAAGCGCAGCAGTCCGAGTCTCATTCCTGCACCCTTCAACATAAGGTTGGTTGATGACGATATTTGAGTTGGTCATTTGCTTGCATGGTTGACATTTATATTTCCTGTTTTCTTTAGATTAAGGAGCTTGAGGGAAAATTGATGGAGCAGGATCATAACACTGAAGTATTTTTACTTCATCAGAAGGTAAATTGTTTAGTTTGTCAGAATTTTTACATGTCTCGAGTCCTACGTTTCAACTTGTTCTGCTTTTGGATACAtttctaaaattctaaaaactttatatttataacttattctTGCAAGAAATAATGTTTCGCTTTGTCCCGTTTTTACTATTTTTGATTTCGTGCAACATAATTGACAAATATAAAGTTCATATTGTATATCTTTTTAGCAGATTAAAGACCTGGAGAACAAGCTGAGAGAGCAACTAGAGTGCAGACAAGCTCACGATACTCCTGGTATCGCAAGGGATACGGCTAATGAACAAAAAACTTGTACAAAAGATGAAGAAATGTGGAACGATGTGGAATCTCATATCCTGAGGAGTTCAAACTCGATTAACAAGCGGCCACTAAGTCAGGGGGCGACATTGCAGAAAGGAAATAATGAAAATAGTGTGCATGATCATCAGATGAGAAAGAAGAGACAGCCCAGAAATGGTGAAGTAGAGAACAATATCATTATGTTCAATGACAACTGCAGAATCAGAAAATCGGACCCTCCAAAAATTGGCGGAGTTACGAGAGCAACAAAGGCGGTCACACCGGGTGGTCATGGACCGTTGAACCACAAGAGAGTTGTTAGAGATCAAGGGCAAGGATTTAGGGAGAGGGATGCTAAGAAAAAGATTTGGTGTTAAATCTGTTCTGTTGCTTGAATACCACTCAATCAACActaattgattgatttattgtcTTGTTTTTGTATTTAGATACATAATGTCTGGTTTTTTCATTTAGATTCTTATGTATATTTTATCCTCGAAAGTATAATTCTTCACCATATTATACAATCATGAAAGTTggcctaattttttttttttcctttctaattAACCAGCAAGTCTTCTCTAATGCATAATACTAAGTTAGTTTATTcatccaaaaaaattatgacttaataaaaatccaaatttttacgacttgttgcaatttaaaccaaagctttgaatttttgcaataatagtcaaattgcaCTTTTCATGTGAAtttgtttgagttttttttttgccacttcttgtaaattttagtatattattattatacatcaaaaaataatagtagcctaatatgttaattgaaaacaacaagtttggccaccaatttggctattattgcaacaaaaaagtgcaatttggctattattgcaaaaatttaaaaatttggtttaaattgcaacaagtcgtaaaggtttgagtttttttaccgttaagccaaaaattatcataatgacttttatcgattttaataaaaagaagattctttaactttttgaaaatctataatacacaatttttatatatatttttccttAAATTTATTTGGTTATTATTCGTTAATTTGGTGATATAATGCTTATTAGGGTGTCAGTTTTGTAGGAAAATCACTATAGTCGAGTGTTGGAGCATtcggaagaaaaaaaaagtataaaagtgGCTCCTGGAGTCATTTCACTTCTTGGGTCGGAGATCAAAAATTTCATCTTGAATGCACGCAATTCATCAGGGAGAATTCTATTTTTATTCGGACTTTTTTTACAACATAAAAGTGGAATCTTCTATATTTGGGAGATTGAGATCAAAGATCAAGTTGCAAATTGAATTAGAAGTGTTTATGTACACACATACAATACTTATTCCTAATCATAAAAGGAGCATGgctagaaaaataattttttttttttggtagaaACCAAGTGAATATATTAAGCTCAAAACTATTCACAACAACCACCTGAGGCTACAACTCAGCCAAACAGGAACACAAAAGCTAAGCAGGCTATACACAAAAATCCTGTCAATTCTGAtatatcaaacaaaacaaatcagagTTATTCCTATGattgaaaaataattcaatcaaaCCGTTGTGTCATATCATTTGTGCAACAAACTAATTGTGCGTTAGTCTATGTGGAAAAATGGatgataaaaacaaaacaattaaaaaattgcCTATCGTAAATGCtctttaaaatttgttataaatatgaTATGACACCATCATATTTCATGAGATAAACACTCACATGACTATGAACAACTCAAATTTAAAGACCTCTATGATTAGAGCTAAGTACAAGACTATTCATACAGTTATATCATTATGTAAATACATCATTCaccccaaaaaaattaaatattttcgttattttattttttattaattagtttagttttaatttCGGTCTAAATACTCAAAATGCCCCGCCTTTAACCCCTTTtggaatttctccaattttactctaatttgcccttttatgtttcaattgtacttttaagcattaaattgacctct containing:
- the LOC126656543 gene encoding kinesin-like protein KIN-14R isoform X1, translated to MEDMQLENLSPNSRVFEWEKDVKLDQEIKDSALREDWGSLVDSMLCDSNSRLIPSGFSKPNCTDEFVLFINAGSEASTEADSEIKFQGDSNFEGGNVLRTNEKIDEAGDYPFIYQSARFGIFSYRFDNLPSGNYFVDLHFAEIINTNGPRGLRVFDVFIQEEKVLSEFDIFSVVGANKPLQLVDSRVSVKENGTVLIKFEGIIGSPVVSGICIRKASESSVPCPPQDSLKCNNCDADIEVSSVKKKFLRTKATDKYEKKIQELIAECQRKTNECHEAWMSLTAANEQLEKVRMELDNKSHQSRCLDQTVGQQAENLRKITSIYERDKEYWAAAVKNLQEKVKMMKEEHSRLSHEAHECADSIPELSKMVTGVQGLVAQCEDLKAKYSEEQAKRKELYNQIQAAKGNIRVFCRCRPLSKAESSSGCTTVVDFDAAKDGDLGILAGGSTRKTFKFDRVYTPRDNQVDVFADASPLVLSVLDGYNVCIFAYGQTGTGKTFTMEGTDQNRGVNYRTLEQLFKIAQERSDTFSYSLSVSVLEVYNEQIRDLLATSPTSKKLDIKQSSEGSHHVPGIIEAKVDDFKEAWNVLQAGSNARAVGSNNVNEHSSRSHCMLCVTVKAKNLMNSECTKSRLWLVDLAGSERLAKTDVQGERLKEAQNINRSLSALGDVIYALATKSTHIPYRNSKLTHLLQDSLGGDSKTLMFVQISPSEYDMSETLSSLNFATRVRGVEFGPAKRQIDSNEHQKMKMMLDKARQDSKLKDESLRKLEENLQNLENKAKSKDQVYKNLQEKIKELEGQLEYKSSLYSQTEKQVSQLAERLKGKEDSCSGLQQKIKELENKLKERQLSDTAVFEQKVMDLENKLKEQAQQSESHSCTLQHKIKELEGKLMEQDHNTEVFLLHQKQIKDLENKLREQLECRQAHDTPGIARDTANEQKTCTKDEEMWNDVESHILRSSNSINKRPLSQGATLQKGNNENSVHDHQMRKKRQPRNGEVENNIIMFNDNCRIRKSDPPKIGGVTRATKAVTPGGHGPLNHKRVVRDQGQGFRERDAKKKIWC
- the LOC126656543 gene encoding kinesin-like protein KIN-14R isoform X2, with protein sequence MEDMQLENLSPNSRVFEWEKDVKLDQEIKDSALREDWGSLVDSMLCDSNSRLIPSGFSKPNCTDEFVLFINAGSEASTEADSEIKFQGDSNFEGGNVLRTNEKIDEAGDYPFIYQSARFGIFSYRFDNLPSGNYFVDLHFAEIINTNGPRGLRVFDVFIQEEKVLSEFDIFSVVGANKPLQLVDSRVSVKENGTVLIKFEGIIGSPVVSGICIRKASESSVPCPPQDSLKCNNCDADIEVSSVKKKFLRTKATDKYEKKIQELIAECQRKTNECHEAWMSLTAANEQLEKVRMELDNKSHQSRCLDQTVGQQAENLRKITSIYERDKEYWAAAVKNLQEKVKMMKEEHSRLSHEAHECADSIPELSKMVTGVQGLVAQCEDLKAKYSEEQAKRKELYNQIQAAKGNIRVFCRCRPLSKAESSSGCTTVVDFDAAKDGDLGILAGGSTRKTFKFDRVYTPRDNQVDVFADASPLVLSVLDGYNVCIFAYGQTGTGKTFTMEGTDQNRGVNYRTLEQLFKIAQERSDTFSYSLSVSVLEVYNEQIRDLLATSPTSKKLDIKQSSEGSHHVPGIIEAKVDDFKEAWNVLQAGSNARAVGSNNVNEHSSRSHCMLCVTVKAKNLMNSECTKSRLWLVDLAGSERLAKTDVQGERLKEAQNINRSLSALGDVIYALATKSTHIPYRNSKLTHLLQDSLGGDSKTLMFVQISPSEYDMSETLSSLNFATRVRGVEFGPAKRQIDSNEHQKMKMMLDKARQDSKLKDESLRKLEENLQNLENKAKSKDQVYKNLQEKIKELEGQLEYKSSLYSQTEKQVSQLAERLKGKEDSCSGLQQKIKELENKLKERQLSDTAVFEQKVMDLENKLKEQAQQSESHSCTLQHKIKELEGKLMEQDHNTEVFLLHQKIKDLENKLREQLECRQAHDTPGIARDTANEQKTCTKDEEMWNDVESHILRSSNSINKRPLSQGATLQKGNNENSVHDHQMRKKRQPRNGEVENNIIMFNDNCRIRKSDPPKIGGVTRATKAVTPGGHGPLNHKRVVRDQGQGFRERDAKKKIWC